Below is a genomic region from Flammeovirgaceae bacterium SG7u.111.
TGTCAATATGGCAACTTGGCTGGCCACCATGGCGGATACAGCTCAACCATTCTCTAATGTGAAGGTGGGTCGAGTCCACTTTTTTACCATCCCTATAAGTATAGAGTAAGCCTTTGGCGGCAAAGTATTTGGCAGTAGCAGATGTTACTCCATCTACTCCTTTGTTGCCAGGACGATACGCATAGAGCGGAAGGTCAGGAGTGATCGTTCCATCCTTTAGCATATCGGAATAGCGGGATGACCTAGAGTCAGCATAAACCGTTAAGTTCTTTCCTAATTCCATAGTGCCATCATGGCCCATCAACACATTTGTTCTGTTGTATTGGTTACCCAACGTAGCTGAATATATGAAAGTCATTCCATCTCCATAGTCAGGATATTCCATTACGGCTTGGAATACGTCAGGTACATCTCGACCATCTTTGTGGGTATAGACACCTCCTGAAGAAGTTACCGAACTCGGAATACCCATTTTCAAAATGGTGTTGATAGAATCAAACTCGTGGGTAAGAAGGTCACTTGAAAGACCTGTTCCGTACTCCCACCATTTTCTCCAACGGAAAAAGTGCTCAGCATTGAAAGGGATTTTAGGAGCATTGCCTAAGAACTGTTCCCAGTCAATAGTTTCAGGGCTTGCTTTTTCATGGATAGTATATTGCCAAGCACCGTTGTCCGAGTTACGGTTGGTGTTGGTCTGGATAAGGGAAACGTGCCCCAATACATTTTTCTTAATGATGTCTTGTGCAGTCAAGAAAGATTCCGTTTGGCGGTGTTGGTGGCCAAGTTGGAATACGATCCCCGTTTGTTTCACTACATCTCTGAGGGCAAACGTCTCGGGAATAGTCCTTGTCATACATTTCTCCACATATACATGCTTTCCAGCTTTGGCAGCGTCAATAGCCATTTGGGCGTGCCAGTGGTCGGGAGTGGCAATGATGACAGCATCTACATCGTCAGCAGCTAAAAGATCTTGGTAATGACGGTATCTTTTAGGTTGGTTATCTGGTGTGGTTACTGCAGCCAATGCATCTTCTGCACGCACATCAAAAAGGTCGCAAACTGCTGTAAACCGTATGTTCAAATTATCTTGGTTGAGGAAGTCTTTCAAGCGGGTGTCTTTGCTGTTTTTCATCGCACCCTCTTTCATGCTTTCTTTCCATTGTGGAGTGGCAAATCCTGAAGCTCTTACAAGTTGAGTGCCTCTGATTCCAAACCCGATGATGCCCAATCGGATAGGGTCGCCTGACATTGAGCCTGATGCAGGTGGCTCTACCATTTTTACTTTTAGTTCGTCAAGGATGCTTTCTCTAATTCCAGCATCGTAGGCTTTCTTTTGGAGGGAACCGTACCATAATGCTCCTAATACAGGCACTGTTGCCAGCCCTTTTATCAGGTCCCTTCTTCCTATTCCGTTACCATTATCTTTATTCTCAGCCATAATTCTTTATTATTTTTATGCTTCCTAAAAAGCATTTGAGTCTTTGTGATTTTAATTTCTTTTACTTGATCGTTATTAAGCAACTGCTTCCTTTTCAGCTTCTTCTGGTGAAGGGTTACCCTTTATTCGGTCTATTATCCTGTCAATACCAATGTATTTGCCAGTAGGGAAAGCTGCCATAATGAGCAATACCGCTGCTTCAATCAGTGTCTTGTTAACTATCAAATAGCTACCTTCGGAAGGAAGCGCATAACTTAGTCCAACCAATGGAGGGTGAGATAAGTAGTAAAAGAAAAGTAATAGTGCACCCGCAATAGAAGCCATTCTTGTGAAAGCACCTAAAATCAATCCTAAACCGATGAGAATCAATCCCCATATGTTCAGGGTGTCTACTACGCTCAATGTGGTTGGCTCAGCCGCCATCGACTGAAAGAAGTCGGCAAGTATCCACTTTGAGTCCATCAAAAAACCGGCTGATGACCAGTTGGAGCTTAATAATTTTACCATGCCCTCGTACAAAATATGCCAACCTACTAATATTCTTACGATTACCAGAGAGGTTAGCTGGAATGATGTTAAACGAGGGATTCCTTGAGTTTGAACTTTTGCATTCATATTTACGGGTTGTTTATGGATGTTATAAAACGTTATTTGTGAATTCTTTTCATTTTGTAAGTTCTATGTTAGTTGTTGTCCTCGTTGGTTGATATGGTAGTAAAGATAAAAATGCTGTTTGCCCAAAAAGATGACGCGTATCATGTTTGGGTATGATTCATGTCAAAATTCTCCTACCTTATCTTGAGCAAATACTTCATAGTGAACCTGTTTGAGGCTTGTTTGTGTGTGTGCTTCTTGGTTTTGCTGAAGTCGATTTGACTATTTTTAGAAATCATTGGGCAATGTATTTTTTTAGGCTAGGTTTAGAATAGGTTTGCCATTCCTTCAGATACTTAGATATATTTGCGAAGATGTTCCATCTTAAACCCAATAAAACATTGTCAAAACCAGATACAGCGTCGCAGTACAAAGAAGTGACGGCTAGTTGCCGAGAATTGTTTGAAAAGAAAACAAGGGATTATGGCACCGCATGGCGTATTTTAAGGCTTTCATCTATTACAGACCAGATATTTATAAAGGCAAACCGTATCCGTTCTATCCAAGAGAAGGGCACGCAAAAAATTGAAGAAGATATTCATTCAGAATTTATTGCCATTATCAACTACTGCCTCATTGCTATGATGCAAATTGAGCTGACGGATGCCGATCCTATGGAGCTAAACCCTGATGATGTGATGGAAAAGTACGACGGTTTTGTCGAAGAGACGATGAACTTGATGCTCAATAAAAACCACGATTACGGAGAAGCTTGGCGCTTGATGCGGGTGAGCAGCATTACGGATATCATTTTGATGAAAATATTAAGAGTAAAACAGATTGAGGAAAACAAGGGAAAAACCTTGGTTTCGGAAGGAGTGAAGGCTAATTACCAAGACATGCTGAACTATGCGGTTTTCTGCTTAATCTTGTTGGGGGAACAAGTTTAGTAGAAATTAGTTGAAATAACTTGAACCAAAAAAGGTATAAAACAACCAGTACAGTAATGAAAAACATCAATAAGGTCATTATTATTTTTTTAGGAGTATTGTTCATTTTTTCAGGTCTTATAAAGCTAAATGACCCAATGGGTACGGCTATAAAACTGGAGGAATATTTCGATATTTTCGCCGAAGATTTCGCCTCTTTTTTCCACTTCTTTTCTAGCTATGCCTTGCCTTTGGCGGTTTTCGTAACCTCCCTCGAAGTTATTTTGGGCTTAGCCTTGCTTGTTGGGTTCAAATTGCGCTACATCATCTTGGCCATGCTAGGGCTCATCATCTTTTTTACCTTCCTCACCTTTTACTCGGCTTATTTCGACAAGGTAACAGATTGCGGCTGTTTTGGAGATGCTATTCCTTTAGACCCTTGGCAGTCTTTCTACAAAGATGTTGTCTTGACGGTGTTGATTTTGGTTCTTGTTTCTCAGCTCAAGAGCTTTAGCAATTCGGCAAAAATCATATCTAAGATTACAATGGGGTCGAGTGTCGTTTTTTGCATGGTACTAGCTTGGTATGTGCTCAACTATTTGCCTGTTATCGACTTCAGGGACTACAAAGTGGGGAATAGTATTCCTCAGCTTATGCAACCCCAAGCGCCTTGTCAGTATGAGTACATTATGGAAAAAGATGGAGAAACCTTTGTGTTCGATACCTATCCTACTGACAAGTCTTATGAGTTTAAGGATATGAACATAGTGAACGAAAAGGAGTGCATGGCCAAGATCATGGACTACAACCTGATAGATACAGATGGCCAAGATTTTACTCAGGAATCACTTTTGGGAAAGAAGTTATTTGTGGTAGTACATAAAGTAAAAGATACCGATCTGCATGTATATGAAGAGCTTTCTGCATTGGTAGGCGCTGCCGAAAATGCGGGTATCACCCCAATGGTGCTCACCTCTGAAGGAGGGAATTTTGAAGAATTCCGCCACCAAGTCCAATTGGCCGCACCCTATTATTTCACAGATGAAACCGTACTGAAGGCAATGGTAAGGTATAATCCGGGTATTTTGTTATTGGAAGACGGTGTTGTACAAGGAAAATGGTCGGGCAAGGCTATTCCATCTCCCGATGAACTCCAATCACTTTTGTCCCAGTAAGCCCCTGTATATCTTTTAGCCCTGCTGCTTCAATAAATCCACTTTTCCAACGTAGTAAGAAAGAGTTTTGGTGTAATATATAACATGTTACAAAAAGCTCAGGAAATGCGTTTTCATTTTATTCAACCTTAGGTAAAAGGAGTAGTTGCCATATCGGTTTTGTATGGTCGAATTGGCGCAGGGGATATGTTAAAATATATACTAAAAAGAATAGGGTATGGTATGTTGCTAATGCTTGGGGTTGTCCATGCTGTCTTCTTTTTGTACCATGCTCTCCCTGGCGACCCTGTTTCCCTTATGGCTGGGCAACGGTCCGATCCTGAAATGCGTGAAGCTATCCGCAAAGACCTTGGGCTCGATCTTCCACTTCAAAAACAACTTCTCAATTACCTTAACGATTTGTCGGTTATCTCTTTCCATAAGGACACGGAAGAGAACCAAGTAAAATATGAATATTATTGCCTATTTGAGATTGGGGAAACAGCTACTGTGATCAAAAGGCCCTATTTTCGACGTTCGTTCCAGACAAACCAACGGGTAGATGAGCTGATTTTAGATAACTTGGAAGGGACGATTGTGTTGGCTTTTGTGGCTATGCTGTTCGCAAGTGTCATCGGTATAGCACTGGGCATTATCGCCGCATTGAACAAAAATTCCTTTTGGGATCATTTGCTAGTTTCGTCCTCTGTAATTGGGATTTCTGCCCCATCATTTGTCGCCGCTATTTTGATTTCGATGGTGTTCGGCTATTATTTGAGTGAGTACACGGGGCTTAATATGACGGGGCAGTTATGGGTTTCTGATCCGCTAAATGGGCGTGAGCTTCATTTGGAAAACATCATCTTGCCAGCTCTTACTTTGGGAATAAGACCTTTGGGAATAATTACCCAACTCACCCGTAGCTCTTTGCTCGATGTACTTTCCCAAGACTTTATCCGGACGGCAAAGGCAAAAGGTCTTTCTAAGCGAAGAGTGATTCTAAAGCATGCTCTTAAAAATGCGTTGAACCCTGTAGTTACAGCTATTTCTGGTTGGCTGGCTTCATTAATGGCCGGGGCGTTTTTTGTAGAATATATTTTCAATTGGAAAGGGTTAGGTTTTCAAACCTTAAAGGCAGTGGAAATGCTCGATTTCCCTGTTGTGATGGGGGCTACTATCACGGTCGCCATTATTTTTATCATCATCAATATCTTGGTCGATATTTTATATGCGGTCATAGATCCCCGAGTACGTTTGCATTAATCTCAATATTATTTTACTGACCTTGCTTTCCCTGTTTGAAAACATGGGATGGTTGACTATACTTGTGAAGTATTTTATCAGAAGTATGCGTGAGTTGATGGCAATTTACGCAATGGATCTAGAAAAGTAACTATTCAGTTGGGCTATAAAGCA
It encodes:
- a CDS encoding Gfo/Idh/MocA family oxidoreductase, which produces MAENKDNGNGIGRRDLIKGLATVPVLGALWYGSLQKKAYDAGIRESILDELKVKMVEPPASGSMSGDPIRLGIIGFGIRGTQLVRASGFATPQWKESMKEGAMKNSKDTRLKDFLNQDNLNIRFTAVCDLFDVRAEDALAAVTTPDNQPKRYRHYQDLLAADDVDAVIIATPDHWHAQMAIDAAKAGKHVYVEKCMTRTIPETFALRDVVKQTGIVFQLGHQHRQTESFLTAQDIIKKNVLGHVSLIQTNTNRNSDNGAWQYTIHEKASPETIDWEQFLGNAPKIPFNAEHFFRWRKWWEYGTGLSSDLLTHEFDSINTILKMGIPSSVTSSGGVYTHKDGRDVPDVFQAVMEYPDYGDGMTFIYSATLGNQYNRTNVLMGHDGTMELGKNLTVYADSRSSRYSDMLKDGTITPDLPLYAYRPGNKGVDGVTSATAKYFAAKGLLYTYRDGKKVDSTHLHIREWLSCIRHGGQPSCHIDNGFEEAIAAHMATLSYRTGKRIEWDHATESIVDPNEEIQDRTLLG
- a CDS encoding ABC transporter permease, which produces MLKYILKRIGYGMLLMLGVVHAVFFLYHALPGDPVSLMAGQRSDPEMREAIRKDLGLDLPLQKQLLNYLNDLSVISFHKDTEENQVKYEYYCLFEIGETATVIKRPYFRRSFQTNQRVDELILDNLEGTIVLAFVAMLFASVIGIALGIIAALNKNSFWDHLLVSSSVIGISAPSFVAAILISMVFGYYLSEYTGLNMTGQLWVSDPLNGRELHLENIILPALTLGIRPLGIITQLTRSSLLDVLSQDFIRTAKAKGLSKRRVILKHALKNALNPVVTAISGWLASLMAGAFFVEYIFNWKGLGFQTLKAVEMLDFPVVMGATITVAIIFIIINILVDILYAVIDPRVRLH
- a CDS encoding DoxX family protein, encoding MKNINKVIIIFLGVLFIFSGLIKLNDPMGTAIKLEEYFDIFAEDFASFFHFFSSYALPLAVFVTSLEVILGLALLVGFKLRYIILAMLGLIIFFTFLTFYSAYFDKVTDCGCFGDAIPLDPWQSFYKDVVLTVLILVLVSQLKSFSNSAKIISKITMGSSVVFCMVLAWYVLNYLPVIDFRDYKVGNSIPQLMQPQAPCQYEYIMEKDGETFVFDTYPTDKSYEFKDMNIVNEKECMAKIMDYNLIDTDGQDFTQESLLGKKLFVVVHKVKDTDLHVYEELSALVGAAENAGITPMVLTSEGGNFEEFRHQVQLAAPYYFTDETVLKAMVRYNPGILLLEDGVVQGKWSGKAIPSPDELQSLLSQ
- a CDS encoding DUF1599 domain-containing protein, translating into MSKPDTASQYKEVTASCRELFEKKTRDYGTAWRILRLSSITDQIFIKANRIRSIQEKGTQKIEEDIHSEFIAIINYCLIAMMQIELTDADPMELNPDDVMEKYDGFVEETMNLMLNKNHDYGEAWRLMRVSSITDIILMKILRVKQIEENKGKTLVSEGVKANYQDMLNYAVFCLILLGEQV
- a CDS encoding DoxX family membrane protein yields the protein MNAKVQTQGIPRLTSFQLTSLVIVRILVGWHILYEGMVKLLSSNWSSAGFLMDSKWILADFFQSMAAEPTTLSVVDTLNIWGLILIGLGLILGAFTRMASIAGALLLFFYYLSHPPLVGLSYALPSEGSYLIVNKTLIEAAVLLIMAAFPTGKYIGIDRIIDRIKGNPSPEEAEKEAVA